From the Candidatus Bathyarchaeota archaeon genome, one window contains:
- a CDS encoding 4Fe-4S binding protein, with protein MVKIVVDDKCNGCETCVNTCPVGVYEMKDGKSVPVKVDECLVCRACEAQCPQGAIQVIE; from the coding sequence ATGGTTAAAATCGTAGTTGACGACAAGTGCAATGGATGCGAAACCTGTGTAAACACATGCCCCGTAGGTGTTTACGAAATGAAAGACGGCAAATCCGTTCCCGTCAAAGTTGATGAGTGCCTTGTCTGCAGAGCATGCGAAGCTCAATGCCCACAAGGTGCAATTCAGGTAATCGAGTAA